The genomic stretch AGGTGATGAAACTTGTATATCAATCCGCTGAGAAAGTGGGGATAAAGACAAATTTCGGCGGGACATATGTGTGTATCGAAGGGCCGATGTTTTCAACTAAAGCGGAATCCCATGCGAACCGCGTGCTAGGTTTTTCTATTGTCGGGATGACAGCTATTCCGGAAGCAAAACTCGCAAGGGAAGCTGAAATATGTTATACCACAATCGCGTTTATCACTGATTATGACGTATGGAAAGAAGGCGAGGAAGTAACGTCGGATGTTGTAATCTCAAATCTTAATGCGAATATTGCAAACGCGAAGAAATTAATAAAGATTGTATTGCCAAAACTTATGCTAAGGCAACGAAAATGCGAATGCGCAAACGCGTTAAAAAACTCGATATTTACAACGGACTGGCAAAAGAATAAATCAGCGGTAAAGAAACTAGGTGTTGTCCTGGAGAAATACTTATGAAAAACACAATCCTTGTCGTAGGGTCAGTGGCATTGGATAGCGTTGAGACGCCTTATGGTAAAGTTGTTGACGCACTGGGTGGTTCTGCGACATATTTCTCAGTTGCTGCGTCAAAATTCGCGTCCGTACGGTTAGTGGGCGTTGTGGGGACTGATTTTCCGAAGAAGTACGTGAAACTATTGGAAAGCCATAAGGTGGATACCACGGGGCTCGAAATTGTTGACGGGAAAACGTTCCGCTGGGCGGGACGGTATGAAGGTGATATGAATTCCGCAAAAACATTGGATACTCAGCTTAATGTATTCCAGAACTTTAACCCTAAAATCCCGCCTGTATGGCGGTCCACGCCCTACTTATTCCTTGCGAATATTATGCCGGAACTGCAGTTGAAAGTTTTAGGATTAATGAACCAACGGCCAAAACTTGTTATCTGCGATACAATGAACCTCTGGATTTCGGTAAAGAAAAACGTTGTCTCCAAAGTATTTGCAAAAAGTGATATTGTGATCATAAATGAATCTGAAGTAAAACAGTTTACCGGGATGCCTAATTTATTGAAAGGTGCACGGAAGGTTTTGAAGCTCGGTCCTAAGTGGTTGGTTATTAAACGCGGGGAGTACGGTGTGTTGCTCATCGGGAGAACCGGGACGTACTGTCTGCCGGGCTATCCGTTGGAACACGTGGAAGATCCCACAGGTGCGGGAGATACGTTTGCCGGCGGGTTTGTGGGCTACCTCGCGAAAACTGGGAAAAATGATGCAAAAACGTTGACCAATGCAGTGGTTTACGGCAGTGTCGTAGCGTCTTATAACGTGCAAAGTTTTAGTTTGCGTAAACTCGCGGAACTTAAATCAAGCGATATCAAAAAGCGGTATAACGGGTTCAAAACCCTTAGTTGTTTCTACTGATTATATGTTTAATAAGTTTATTAAAAACCATTTGTCTTGGGTACTGTTATTATCATCAATCATTACTTCCTATATTTTATCCCAACCATTACTTGCGAATGATCTCCAATGGAATCCGCCAATACGGTTGGGCGTACCAATAAACCTTGGCGGGTGGATCGACATGCCGTGGGTCACACCGGATGGTAACACCTTATACTTTGTGTATTACCCCGGCCTTGAAAGCGCGCGGCCCGGCGCTGTACGCCCAGGTAACAACGGGAATAACAATTTTGATTTTTATATAAGTTCCCGAAACTCGGATGGTACTTGGAGTATTCCCGTATCTACGCACAGCACAAACGTACATGAAACGTCGATTAGTATATCAAGCGATGGGAAGACGATATATTTAGCGCGTTCACGCCCGTCGAACCTGTACACGCTTTCAATTTTTGTAATACACAAAAACGTTGACGGTACATGGCCTGCGGCGGTAGAGCTCGGGACAGTAATCAATAACCCAACTATACGGGTTGACATGCCCTGTATTTCGCCGGATAACAAAACGTTATACTTTGGGTGTACCACGGACTTAAACGCAACCAGCGAAGCAGGGTTTGATATCTGGATGTCTACGCGCGAGAATGTCAACAATGACTTTGCCTGGGGGAACCCGATAAAACTTTCTACACAGGTTAATACGGGAAATACCGACTTCCATCCGTTTATGTGTCCCGATAATAAAACGCTGTACTTTGCAAGCCGGGGACAGCCGGGAGTGGATAAGTTAAGCATTTTTTGTACTATCAAACAAGGCAACAATAACTGGTCAAGCCCGGTTTTAGTGGATGCAATGAAATATTTTGATAGCCCAAATTTTAGCGCCGAAGGCGCGCCGTCGCTAACCGCCGACGGGCAAACCTTATACTTCGGGCATGTAGAAATGCCGCCGTATCCCGACGGGCCGGGGCTGGTGGGTACAAATATTTCTGTATGGATGGCAACGCGTATAGTGACTACACAAGATTACAGTATCTCGGGGTATGTGAAAGACAACAGCAGTAATCCGTTATCAGGATTTATGATGACACTGTCGGGTGATAAATCGAGTACTACAGTTACAAACGTGTCGGGTTATTATGCGTTTACTATATCAACAAACAGTTATATGGTCAGTTTATCAAGCGCAAACTGGCGGTTCTCGCCGTCATCGCGCAACTATTCAGCAATATCGTCGTCACAGGCGAACCAAAACTTTTTTGGTACATACAACTCCGCGCCTATACTCAGCTGGACAGGCGAGTCAGGATACTTAAACGACGGTATTAACCCCGAGGTTGGGACAGCAACTACAACTGTTATATATCGCGTGAAATATACCGATTATAATAATGACGCTCCAGCATCAGGATATCCAAAGGTACATGTGTTGAAGAGTAATACAGAGATATCCGGGAGTCCGTTTGTAATGACAACGGCGGATAGTATTCAATATAATTCGGGAAGAGTATATACTTATCCTACGCTACTTGCTAGAGGTACTGATTATACGTACTATTTTGAAGCATACGATATAACCGGCGGTACTGCTACTGGAATCACCGCGCTTCTAACCGGTCCTGCGGTTCAAACGTTTTATATAATATCATCGTCGGCATCAGTGGCTGTTAATACACAGAAAACTGTACAAATTACGCCGGAGACAGGTGTGATAAAAGTACAAATTCCTGTACAAACGTTTGCTGATACAGTAATTATTAATATTTCTACCGCGACAATATCCGAAGTATATCAAGAAAATCTAAGGCCGACAAACATCGGAATTGAAATAAATATTGATAAACAACTTCAGCCGGTTAAAGAGATTACTATCACGTTGAACTACAGAGACATTGATATAATCGGGTTGAACGAATTAAAGTTTGTTATCTGCAGATATGACGAATCAAACCTCAGATGGGTTCCTATTCCATCACAGAGGTATCCAGACCAAAACTATATCGAGGGTAGGACTGCGCATCTGTCCAAGTTTGCTATTATGCAGCTAAACCCGTCAGCTGATATTCAGTCGGTAAAAGTGTATCCCAATCCGTTCAATCCAGTTAAACATACTCAAGGATTGACTATCTCCAATCTAACGGAACGAGCAGATATATGTATTTATACAGTTGCCGGTGAACTAGTGAAAAAACTTGAGGAACGAGATGGTGACGGGCTGGTTGTGTGGGATGGGAAAAATATGGGTGAAAAGTATGTTGGAAACGGTGTGTTTATTCTAATAATTAAGAGCGGGGATGATATTCAACGAAAAAAGATTGTGGTTATAAAATAGTGGGTAGTGAAGCTGTTAGTTGTTTCAAACGTCAAATACTAAAAAACACTTGAATATTACTGCGGATATAAAATACAATTAACAACAGAATCAATGGAAATCAATATTACCAGGATTCCTGCAGTCAATGCTGTATACGTAATTATCGACTTCAAGAAAAGCCGGAAAAATATTTTTTTCTCACGGAGAGTAATATCATGAAACGATCTATCGTAATCGCTGCGGTTATAACACTTTTTCTATCAATAAATTCCTATGCATTCGTTGCAGCTCAATGGAAAGTTCTTCCGGGTACCGATGCTACGGATACTTACTATGAAATGTGTGCTGATGATAATGGTATTTATATCACTGGATCTACTTATGGCTCGTTCCCTGGAAATACTAATGAAGGAATTTATGATGATGCATTTCTATTGAAGTATGACAGATATGGTAGTTTAGTATGGGCCCGCCAGTTTTATTTCGGCGGTGACTGGAATGACAGAGGAAATTCGGTTGCCACTGACAGCAGCGGAAATATATTTGTCTCAGGTTCTCTATTCCAATATCAATATAGGTTTATGAGAAAATATGATACTAACGGTAATATGTTATGGCAGACACTTACTGCAACCGGTAACTGTCCCACTATCGAAGCAACAGCGGTAAACAATTCGTCAGGAGTTGTGTATATAACTTACAATGTTTATAACACTCATGATTACGATGTTGTAGTCGATAAATACGATGCTAATACAGGGAATTTTATTTCTTCCTTAACAGCCGGTACCACGGGTTATGATTATGTTAAAGATCTCAAGATTGATAGTTCAGGGAATGTGTATCTACTAGGATATACGGACTCTTCATTCACGGGTCAGCAGGCACTTGGGAATGGAGACGCATTTGTACGGAAATACGATATTGATGGCAACATACTTTGGACATTGCAATGCGGGACTACTCATTACGAAGACATTCCGTACTCAATCGTGATCGATAGCGTTACTAACGCCCTAATCTCCTGTAATTCAGGTAATTCAGCTGACGCGTATATTATAAAGATAGCAAGTTCCGGGACCAACGTTTTATGGAACAGAGGGTATGGGAGTAGCAGAGAAGGCGGGAAGATGTGGCGTGATGATGCAGTTGGCGCCTTATACATAGCAGCACTGTCAAAACTCGACAGTGAAGCGGTACAGGATTGGGATACCAGAGTTAATGGTTCTAGTGATAACGATTATGATATCGATTTGGCTTGGGGTGGCATGTATCTTGCTGGGCAGTATTGGGGAACTGATAAGAATGTGGAATTATACCAATACGCATGGCCGGATTTAACAAAAATAAATAATTTCAGCGGGTACGAAACCGGACTACAGAAGGTTTCTTTGCAATGGACTTCACCATCTAGTGCGACAATAAGGAAGTATGAAATAAAGTATACTGAAAATGCAAGTAACGACTACTGGTCAAGTCCGTACACTCTTACATGGAGCACTTCTACTTCAAACGGTGTGGTGGAAACCAAACTTATCACCGGCCTGACAGGAGGCAGTACGTATTATTTCCGTATCCGAGCTACGGATAATTCGACTGGTTGGAATGAATGTTCAGCTCAGTATGGCGGAATATGTATTCCCCGTGACACAACACCTCCTACCGGTACACCGGGAACGCCTGTTGATACAGGAATGTATAGTACGTCGACCCTAATAACTTTTGAGTGGAGTATAGGAACAATAGAAGATACAGATACCGCGATATCTGATTATTACTTACAGGTAGCAACAGCGGCGACTGATTGTGAGTCATATATTTATGGTACATCTGAAGGATTGAATACTTCGGATGTAATTGGGAATATTGTTACAGGGACAACGTATTATGCACGGGTAAAAGCCGCAAATATTGATGGGTACTATAGTAATTGGTCTTCATGGAGTAACGGTATTTTGATAGATACTATTACTCCTTCGGCGGTTGGAACCGTGCGCGACGGGACTGGTGTGGATATAGTCTTTACCAATAATTTTGACCGATTGTCCGGTAATTGGGATGAAGCAACGGATGAAGGTAGCGGTATTGCGGGATATTATTGTGCCATAGGCACAACCTCCGGAGGGACGGATATTTTAGCATGGACTTCAACCGGCACATCAAGAGATTTTACAAAAACAGGGTTAACTCTTGTATATAACACAACATATTATTTTTCAGTAAAATGTATCGACAATGTCGGATTCTACAGCGGTGTAACTACCAGCAATGGCCAGGTGGTTATTGATGTATCGGCGCCCGTAGGAGTACCTTCTGCACCAGCTGATACAGGTACGATCAGTACAACCACGGCATTGAGTTTTGTTTGGGGTTTTGGTTTGTGTATAGATCCGGAAAGCGGAGTTTCGGGTTATCATCTGCAGGTTAGTACAGCAGATAGCGAATGTGAAGAACACCTTTTTGATTCATATGTAGGAAATACTGAGTCTTATACAGTAACCGGCGGAGTTACGGGAATAACGTACTATGCACGGGTGAAAGGACGTAATGGCCAGTACCTGTATAGTAATTACTCTGTATGGAACGACGGTATCTTAGTCGATACTGTTACACCTTCAGCTGTAAGTATTGTCAAGGACAGTACCGGTACAGACATTGCGGTCACTAACAATTTTGACACTTTATCCGCGAACTGGTCTGCTGCAACGGATGAGGGCAGCGGTATTGCGGGATACTACTACGCTATGGGAACAAATTCCGGTGGGACGAATATTGTTGACTGGACTTCAGTTGGAACTTCTGTAAATGTTACTAAAACAGGATTGTCATTAATGTATAACACAACATATTATGTTTCAGTAAAAGCGGTTGATAATGCTGGATTGTACAGTAATGTCACGACAAGTAACGGGCAGGTAGTGATTGATTCATCTACTCCTCAAGGTTTAGCGTCAACACCGATAGATGCCGGGGCGTACAGCACAATGACAGCGTTGACTTTTACATGGTCCGCCGGTACCCTGGTTGATATAGAAAGCGGGATCTCGGGGTATTACTTACAGGTATCTACTGCTGCAACTGAAGCCTCAGCCTTTTTGTATGATGCGTATATTGGCAATGTCCTGACTCAGGAAGTTACTGGCGCAGTGACCGGTAAAACATACTATGTCCGGATAAAAGCGCGGAATGGACAATCTTTGTATGGAAGTTATACTACCTGGAGCGATGGTATTCTCGTTGATACAACTCCGCCGGTATTTTCGTATATTTACGATGGAACAGATACTGATTCAGAATACAATATGTCCTCAACTACACTTGCTGCAAACTGGAAATTTATCGATACTGAAACCAGCATTACTACTAATTACTATTGTATAGGCACAACCTCCGGAGGGACGGATATAATCGGCTGGACTTCAGTAGAAACTGATACATACACCGTGAAAACCGGCCTCACGCTGGTACAGGATACGACATACTACTTCTCAGTAAAAGCGCGTAACGCTGCTGGATTATCAACCGAGGTATATAGTTCTACGGGTATAGTATTACCTAAACCCACAGGGAGTGCAACAAGGGTTTATCCGAGTAAATTCACAAGTTCACAAACAAGTTATGATATTACATGGACTGCTGGAACATTGACGGATATCACCGGTATTAACGGTTATTGGTTACAGGTAGCGACAGCGCCATATGACTGTATCAGTTATCTTATTGACAATTATATCGGCAACTATACTACATGGACTATTACGGGTTGTCAGGATAAGAAAACTTATTATGCCCGAATAAAAGGGAAAAATAATGTCTCAGTATACGGGCAATGGAATGCATGGAGCGAAGGTACGAGTATTGACCTTACTGCCCCGTCGGCACCTGCGGCAGTCAGGGATGGGTTGGGAAGCGGTACTTCTATAACAAGCTCGTCACATACATTATCTGCCAACTGGGACATTGCCATTGATAATGATTCGGGTATCAGCAGGTATAGGTATGCAATCGGGAGTACACCGGGTGGTGCTGATCTCAAAAACTGGACCGAAGCAACTTTGTGGGCCAATATAACACAAACCACGCGTCCTTCCGCGCGGTATGTTTACGGTATGGCAGCGGATGCGGTGAGTAACAAAATTGTTGTCTACGGCGGTTGGAACGGCGGAGTCTTATCTGATACCTGGGAATATGATATTAACCTTAACATTTGGGTAAACAAAAATCCATCCTCCGTGCCATCAGGGCAGCGCGGGGTTAAGCTAGTGTATGATACTGAGAATAAAAAATTTGTTACTTTTGGCGGATATAATGGTACTGCACAATTGCAAGATACATACGTTTACGATGATGTACAGAATAGCTGGACAAACATGAACCCATCAACCAAACCTTCTATCCGCGAGTACTACTCTATGGTTTACGATAGTTATAACGAAAAAACATTACTTTTCGGCGGATGGGAAGGTGTTAATCGTTATAATGACACCTGGGCATATGATTACGCGGTGAATACATGGACAGGCCTCAATCCCGGAGGTTCACTCCCGCCGGTACGGTATGGGCAATCTATGGTGTATGATAGTAACAACCGTCAGGTAATACTTTTTGGCGGTAGCGGAGACAGCGGGTATCTCGACGATACATGGATCTACAATTATGGTAATAACACTTGGACACAAAAATTTCCGATAAACAAACCATCTGCAAGATATGAACATTCGATGGTATACGATCCGGTTAATAAACGCGTACTCCTTTTTGGCGGATACGGGTCATCAGGGTATCTTAAAGATACATGGTACTATGACGTATCCGGTAACCAGTGGTATGAACTAAACCCGAGTTCAAGCCCGCAACAACGATATGGTGCTGGTATGGTTTACGATAGGACAACAAAAACGTCGTTCTTGCTTGGTGGTTATCAACTTGGCTACCTTGATGACGTACAGGTGTTTAAACCCGGAACCAGTGTTTCGCAAAGCGGGTTAAGTTTGATAGAGAACTCTACTTACTATTATTCTGTGTATTACGAAAACGGTGCTGGTGCGTATGGTACCATTGCATCTGACGGGCAGTATTATAACAGTGCGTATGTGCCGCCTGTAACACCGGTAATTTCGTCGATGACGACAACATCTGGATATGAGGATGATATCATAACAATTTACGGTACATCCTTCCTTGCACTGCAGGGAACGTCGTACGTAAAATTTTATAATAACCAAGTATCGTCAATAACATTATGGAGCGATACAATTATAACCTGTAAAGTACCGCCCTCCGCTGAGACAGGTAGCGTTACGGTTAATACTAGCGGCGGCGAGTCGAACGGCATAAACTTTACAATATTATACTCAACCTACGGTGTTTCCGGATACGTGAAAGATAACAGTAGTAATGTGTTGGTTGGTATTCAGGTAACGTTGTCGGGAGATTCAAGCGGGAGTACGTATACCGACGCAACAGGATACTTTTTTGTATATGTCTCAACTAACAGTTATACAATAACTCCGTCGAGTACGAACTGGTCATTCTCACCGTCGAGCAGGAATTATTCAACATTAATATCTTCACAGACAGGACAAAACTTTTATGGAACATATACAGGGCCGGTGTACTATAAAGTATGCGGGTATGTACTCGATAACAGCAGTAGTGCATTAACAGGGATGACAGTATCATTATCAGGTGAAATTTCCGGTACAACTTTGACTGATGGAAATGGATATTATGAACTTACAGTTACAACCAACAGTTTTGTAGTAACGGTTTCAAGTAATAACTGGCGTTTTCTTCCTGTAAACCGCAGTTATTCATTATTATCGTCCACACAAACAAGCCAAAACGTTTTTGGAACGTACAACTACGCGCCAATACTTGAATGGGCCGGTGAGGCAGGTTATACTGATGATGGGTTAAACTACGATTCCGGAACGTCAACAACTGCATTTGTTTACCGTGTAAAATATACTGACCAGGATAATGACGCTCCGGTAAACGGGTATCCTAAACTGTATATAAAGAGAAACGGTGTGAACATTTCAGGAAGCCCATTTGTTTTGACATATGTATCTGGTAATAACAATACTGGCGCTGTGTACAGTTCTACCAACTCATTATTACCAAGCAGCGGGTACACATATTATTTTGCTGCATATGATATTTGGGGTGCGACAGCAACGGGGACACCGTTGACTCCCGTCGCAAGGCCGGTAGTGACAAATATTATACCGGAACTTTCGTGGAGCGGTGAAACAGGTTATACTACAGACGGTATAAACTATGAAACCGGAGTTTCTTCTACGTTGTATACATACCGCATAAAGTTTATGGACCTAGATAATGAATCCCCTGCAGCGGGATATCCTAAATTGTACATAAAAAAGAACGGTGTAAACATCTCAGGAAGCCCGTTTACAATGGCCTATTTCTCCGGGAACTATAATACCGGTGCGATATATTTTTACCATGCATCGCTTACTCCCGGGAATGATTATACATACTATTTTGAAGCATACGATTTATCTTATGCAACAGCGACAGGTATGCCTGCAGCATCTAAAGACGCACCGGATGTCATAAATAACTCTCCGTCAATCTCGTGGACCAGTGAAGCTGGCTATACA from Elusimicrobiota bacterium encodes the following:
- the mtnP gene encoding S-methyl-5'-thioadenosine phosphorylase, which gives rise to MGMDKVKIAVIGGSGLYDIDGISDVKEVSLKTPYGSPSDVIVTGVLEGIKCAFLPRHGKGHKIMPTEVNYRANIYALKSLGVEQILSISACGSLKEELPPRTMVLPDQYFDRTKNRVSTFFGGGIVAHVAFANPTCGEVMKLVYQSAEKVGIKTNFGGTYVCIEGPMFSTKAESHANRVLGFSIVGMTAIPEAKLAREAEICYTTIAFITDYDVWKEGEEVTSDVVISNLNANIANAKKLIKIVLPKLMLRQRKCECANALKNSIFTTDWQKNKSAVKKLGVVLEKYL
- a CDS encoding PfkB family carbohydrate kinase, which codes for MKNTILVVGSVALDSVETPYGKVVDALGGSATYFSVAASKFASVRLVGVVGTDFPKKYVKLLESHKVDTTGLEIVDGKTFRWAGRYEGDMNSAKTLDTQLNVFQNFNPKIPPVWRSTPYLFLANIMPELQLKVLGLMNQRPKLVICDTMNLWISVKKNVVSKVFAKSDIVIINESEVKQFTGMPNLLKGARKVLKLGPKWLVIKRGEYGVLLIGRTGTYCLPGYPLEHVEDPTGAGDTFAGGFVGYLAKTGKNDAKTLTNAVVYGSVVASYNVQSFSLRKLAELKSSDIKKRYNGFKTLSCFY
- a CDS encoding T9SS type A sorting domain-containing protein encodes the protein MFNKFIKNHLSWVLLLSSIITSYILSQPLLANDLQWNPPIRLGVPINLGGWIDMPWVTPDGNTLYFVYYPGLESARPGAVRPGNNGNNNFDFYISSRNSDGTWSIPVSTHSTNVHETSISISSDGKTIYLARSRPSNLYTLSIFVIHKNVDGTWPAAVELGTVINNPTIRVDMPCISPDNKTLYFGCTTDLNATSEAGFDIWMSTRENVNNDFAWGNPIKLSTQVNTGNTDFHPFMCPDNKTLYFASRGQPGVDKLSIFCTIKQGNNNWSSPVLVDAMKYFDSPNFSAEGAPSLTADGQTLYFGHVEMPPYPDGPGLVGTNISVWMATRIVTTQDYSISGYVKDNSSNPLSGFMMTLSGDKSSTTVTNVSGYYAFTISTNSYMVSLSSANWRFSPSSRNYSAISSSQANQNFFGTYNSAPILSWTGESGYLNDGINPEVGTATTTVIYRVKYTDYNNDAPASGYPKVHVLKSNTEISGSPFVMTTADSIQYNSGRVYTYPTLLARGTDYTYYFEAYDITGGTATGITALLTGPAVQTFYIISSSASVAVNTQKTVQITPETGVIKVQIPVQTFADTVIINISTATISEVYQENLRPTNIGIEINIDKQLQPVKEITITLNYRDIDIIGLNELKFVICRYDESNLRWVPIPSQRYPDQNYIEGRTAHLSKFAIMQLNPSADIQSVKVYPNPFNPVKHTQGLTISNLTERADICIYTVAGELVKKLEERDGDGLVVWDGKNMGEKYVGNGVFILIIKSGDDIQRKKIVVIK
- a CDS encoding kelch repeat-containing protein, with amino-acid sequence MKRSIVIAAVITLFLSINSYAFVAAQWKVLPGTDATDTYYEMCADDNGIYITGSTYGSFPGNTNEGIYDDAFLLKYDRYGSLVWARQFYFGGDWNDRGNSVATDSSGNIFVSGSLFQYQYRFMRKYDTNGNMLWQTLTATGNCPTIEATAVNNSSGVVYITYNVYNTHDYDVVVDKYDANTGNFISSLTAGTTGYDYVKDLKIDSSGNVYLLGYTDSSFTGQQALGNGDAFVRKYDIDGNILWTLQCGTTHYEDIPYSIVIDSVTNALISCNSGNSADAYIIKIASSGTNVLWNRGYGSSREGGKMWRDDAVGALYIAALSKLDSEAVQDWDTRVNGSSDNDYDIDLAWGGMYLAGQYWGTDKNVELYQYAWPDLTKINNFSGYETGLQKVSLQWTSPSSATIRKYEIKYTENASNDYWSSPYTLTWSTSTSNGVVETKLITGLTGGSTYYFRIRATDNSTGWNECSAQYGGICIPRDTTPPTGTPGTPVDTGMYSTSTLITFEWSIGTIEDTDTAISDYYLQVATAATDCESYIYGTSEGLNTSDVIGNIVTGTTYYARVKAANIDGYYSNWSSWSNGILIDTITPSAVGTVRDGTGVDIVFTNNFDRLSGNWDEATDEGSGIAGYYCAIGTTSGGTDILAWTSTGTSRDFTKTGLTLVYNTTYYFSVKCIDNVGFYSGVTTSNGQVVIDVSAPVGVPSAPADTGTISTTTALSFVWGFGLCIDPESGVSGYHLQVSTADSECEEHLFDSYVGNTESYTVTGGVTGITYYARVKGRNGQYLYSNYSVWNDGILVDTVTPSAVSIVKDSTGTDIAVTNNFDTLSANWSAATDEGSGIAGYYYAMGTNSGGTNIVDWTSVGTSVNVTKTGLSLMYNTTYYVSVKAVDNAGLYSNVTTSNGQVVIDSSTPQGLASTPIDAGAYSTMTALTFTWSAGTLVDIESGISGYYLQVSTAATEASAFLYDAYIGNVLTQEVTGAVTGKTYYVRIKARNGQSLYGSYTTWSDGILVDTTPPVFSYIYDGTDTDSEYNMSSTTLAANWKFIDTETSITTNYYCIGTTSGGTDIIGWTSVETDTYTVKTGLTLVQDTTYYFSVKARNAAGLSTEVYSSTGIVLPKPTGSATRVYPSKFTSSQTSYDITWTAGTLTDITGINGYWLQVATAPYDCISYLIDNYIGNYTTWTITGCQDKKTYYARIKGKNNVSVYGQWNAWSEGTSIDLTAPSAPAAVRDGLGSGTSITSSSHTLSANWDIAIDNDSGISRYRYAIGSTPGGADLKNWTEATLWANITQTTRPSARYVYGMAADAVSNKIVVYGGWNGGVLSDTWEYDINLNIWVNKNPSSVPSGQRGVKLVYDTENKKFVTFGGYNGTAQLQDTYVYDDVQNSWTNMNPSTKPSIREYYSMVYDSYNEKTLLFGGWEGVNRYNDTWAYDYAVNTWTGLNPGGSLPPVRYGQSMVYDSNNRQVILFGGSGDSGYLDDTWIYNYGNNTWTQKFPINKPSARYEHSMVYDPVNKRVLLFGGYGSSGYLKDTWYYDVSGNQWYELNPSSSPQQRYGAGMVYDRTTKTSFLLGGYQLGYLDDVQVFKPGTSVSQSGLSLIENSTYYYSVYYENGAGAYGTIASDGQYYNSAYVPPVTPVISSMTTTSGYEDDIITIYGTSFLALQGTSYVKFYNNQVSSITLWSDTIITCKVPPSAETGSVTVNTSGGESNGINFTILYSTYGVSGYVKDNSSNVLVGIQVTLSGDSSGSTYTDATGYFFVYVSTNSYTITPSSTNWSFSPSSRNYSTLISSQTGQNFYGTYTGPVYYKVCGYVLDNSSSALTGMTVSLSGEISGTTLTDGNGYYELTVTTNSFVVTVSSNNWRFLPVNRSYSLLSSTQTSQNVFGTYNYAPILEWAGEAGYTDDGLNYDSGTSTTAFVYRVKYTDQDNDAPVNGYPKLYIKRNGVNISGSPFVLTYVSGNNNTGAVYSSTNSLLPSSGYTYYFAAYDIWGATATGTPLTPVARPVVTNIIPELSWSGETGYTTDGINYETGVSSTLYTYRIKFMDLDNESPAAGYPKLYIKKNGVNISGSPFTMAYFSGNYNTGAIYFYHASLTPGNDYTYYFEAYDLSYATATGMPAASKDAPDVINNSPSISWTSEAGYTSDGLNPEDGATSTQFVYRVKYTDPDNDAPATGYPKLYLKTNGVNIPGSPFTMTMITGNYTL